In a genomic window of Anas acuta chromosome 9, bAnaAcu1.1, whole genome shotgun sequence:
- the MINDY4B gene encoding inactive ubiquitin carboxyl-terminal hydrolase MINDY-4B isoform X7: MEGNLSFPWALRKVLFGDTSRIFSHDWAQAHFRFREPHSDLAYALEADKGGTRAILMAVQGNIIKYLLFVRNTEYTHLERLCKISQKEQGEALAAALADSLWAAGEGREATVCLISAATHFVPTTDYKADNFTERIQLFNFFEKAAAQKFIFDHINCFKSEGSKGLILFLYSLLFSRTLERVQNDLGGTTPHLLESSCGNVICTQALLQVVLAGSACPGRRCEVGFLRWSREEARHHLPPAGSMLKTPKFPIWLCSINGMHSVLFSTNRLLLSDWKMEHVFHLYFYNGQRGQTRTAHLTVGEHSDEPRGHRAAGVTYRRAWSCVCVVLRVSAYIHSPAEQCTCTDTDICTQRVCVSVPKSKVLPGALKPHRPWAVRAAPRSSEGTLRKGVPCSPGTAATSTSSTQPFGSPCTVAFKNKKPEKHHTKAKSAGKRGEGRSPVTVRSMATVEAACTCAELRPPNMLQGSASPTRHSLTPLGRGPP, from the exons gcGCTGCGGAAGGTGCTGTTCGGGGACACGTCCCGCATCTTCAGCCATGACTGGGCACAAGCACACTTCAGGTTTCGTGAGCCACACTCCGACCTGGCCTACGCTCTGGAGGCAGACAAG GGAGGAACGAGAGCCATTCTGATGGCTGTACAAGGGAACATCATTAAGTATCTGCTCTTCGTAAGAAACACGGAATATACTCACCTGGAAAG ATTGTGCAAAATAAGCCAAAAGGAGCAAGGAGaggccctggctgcagccctggcagaCAGCCTCTGGGCAGCGGGAGAAGGTCGGGAAGCCACCGTCTGCCTTATCTCAGCAGCCACCCACTTCGTCCCTACCACAGACTACAAAGCAGACAACTTCACTGAACGG ATTCAGCTGTTTAACTTTTttgagaaagcagcagctcagaaatTTATCTTCGACCACATAAATTGT tttaaaagTGAAGGAAGTAAGGGACTGATCCTGTTTTTGTACAGTTTACTTTTCTCAAGGACACTGGAAAG GGTCCAAAACGATTTAGGTGGCACGACACCTCACCTGTTAGAGTCCAGTTGTGGAAACGTCATCTGCACACAG gcactgctccaGGTCGTCCTGGCGGGCAGCGCGTGCCCCGGCCGCCGCTGCGAGGTGGGCTTCCTGCGCTGGAGCCGGGAGGAGGCCAGGCACCACCTGCCCCCG GCTGGAAGCATGCTGAAAACCCCTAAATTTCCTATCTGGCTGTGCAGCATCAACGGGATGCACAGCGTCCTCTTCAGCACCAACAGGCTGCTCCTGTCCGACTGGAAGATGGAGCATGTTTTTCACCTGTACTTCTACAACGGGCAGCGAGGGCAGACGAGAACAGCCCACCTCACAGTAGGTGAGCACTCAGACGAACCCCgggggcacagagctgcaggtgtCACGTACAGGCGTGCGTGGAGCTGTGTTTGCGTAGTGCTGCGTGTATCTGCTTACATACACAGCCCAGCGGAGCAGTGCACATGCACTGATACAGACATATGCACACAGCGTGTTTGCGTTTCCGTGCCCAAGAGCAAGGTGCTGCCGGGTGCCCTGAAACCTCACAGGCCCTGGGCAGTGCGGGCTGCTCCTCGCAGCTCTGAGGGCACACTCAGGAAGGGCGTTCCGTGCTCCCCAGGCACTGCAGCCACCTCCACTTCCTCCACCCAGCCCTTCGGCTCTCCTTGCACCGtggcatttaaaaacaagaaacctGAAAAACATCACACTAAGGCCAAGTCTGCAGGAAAGAGGGGTGAAGGGAGATCCCCTGTCACGGTACGCAGCATGGCCACAGTGGAGGCTGCGTGCACCTGTGCAGAACTGCGACCTCCAAAcatgctgcagggcagcgctTCCCCCACCAG ACACTCACTCACACCACTGGGAAGAGGGCCGCCCTGA
- the MINDY4B gene encoding inactive ubiquitin carboxyl-terminal hydrolase MINDY-4B isoform X8 — translation MEGNLSFPWGGTRAILMAVQGNIIKYLLFVRNTEYTHLERLCKISQKEQGEALAAALADSLWAAGEGREATVCLISAATHFVPTTDYKADNFTERIQLFNFFEKAAAQKFIFDHINCFKSEGSKGLILFLYSLLFSRTLERVQNDLGGTTPHLLESSCGNVICTQALLQVVLAGSACPGRRCEVGFLRWSREEARHHLPPAGSMLKTPKFPIWLCSINGMHSVLFSTNRLLLSDWKMEHVFHLYFYNGQRGQTRTAHLTVGEHSDEPRGHRAAGVTYRRAWSCVCVVLRVSAYIHSPAEQCTCTDTDICTQRVCVSVPKSKVLPGALKPHRPWAVRAAPRSSEGTLRKGVPCSPGTAATSTSSTQPFGSPCTVAFKNKKPEKHHTKAKSAGKRGEGRSPVTVRSMATVEAACTCAELRPPNMLQGSASPTRHSLTPLGRGPP, via the exons GGAGGAACGAGAGCCATTCTGATGGCTGTACAAGGGAACATCATTAAGTATCTGCTCTTCGTAAGAAACACGGAATATACTCACCTGGAAAG ATTGTGCAAAATAAGCCAAAAGGAGCAAGGAGaggccctggctgcagccctggcagaCAGCCTCTGGGCAGCGGGAGAAGGTCGGGAAGCCACCGTCTGCCTTATCTCAGCAGCCACCCACTTCGTCCCTACCACAGACTACAAAGCAGACAACTTCACTGAACGG ATTCAGCTGTTTAACTTTTttgagaaagcagcagctcagaaatTTATCTTCGACCACATAAATTGT tttaaaagTGAAGGAAGTAAGGGACTGATCCTGTTTTTGTACAGTTTACTTTTCTCAAGGACACTGGAAAG GGTCCAAAACGATTTAGGTGGCACGACACCTCACCTGTTAGAGTCCAGTTGTGGAAACGTCATCTGCACACAG gcactgctccaGGTCGTCCTGGCGGGCAGCGCGTGCCCCGGCCGCCGCTGCGAGGTGGGCTTCCTGCGCTGGAGCCGGGAGGAGGCCAGGCACCACCTGCCCCCG GCTGGAAGCATGCTGAAAACCCCTAAATTTCCTATCTGGCTGTGCAGCATCAACGGGATGCACAGCGTCCTCTTCAGCACCAACAGGCTGCTCCTGTCCGACTGGAAGATGGAGCATGTTTTTCACCTGTACTTCTACAACGGGCAGCGAGGGCAGACGAGAACAGCCCACCTCACAGTAGGTGAGCACTCAGACGAACCCCgggggcacagagctgcaggtgtCACGTACAGGCGTGCGTGGAGCTGTGTTTGCGTAGTGCTGCGTGTATCTGCTTACATACACAGCCCAGCGGAGCAGTGCACATGCACTGATACAGACATATGCACACAGCGTGTTTGCGTTTCCGTGCCCAAGAGCAAGGTGCTGCCGGGTGCCCTGAAACCTCACAGGCCCTGGGCAGTGCGGGCTGCTCCTCGCAGCTCTGAGGGCACACTCAGGAAGGGCGTTCCGTGCTCCCCAGGCACTGCAGCCACCTCCACTTCCTCCACCCAGCCCTTCGGCTCTCCTTGCACCGtggcatttaaaaacaagaaacctGAAAAACATCACACTAAGGCCAAGTCTGCAGGAAAGAGGGGTGAAGGGAGATCCCCTGTCACGGTACGCAGCATGGCCACAGTGGAGGCTGCGTGCACCTGTGCAGAACTGCGACCTCCAAAcatgctgcagggcagcgctTCCCCCACCAG ACACTCACTCACACCACTGGGAAGAGGGCCGCCCTGA
- the MINDY4B gene encoding inactive ubiquitin carboxyl-terminal hydrolase MINDY-4B isoform X5, whose translation MDEQGAGHPGHPGHPGAQAALDEICNKISDLNKWREIFRFRGLEITTTTHQALRKVLFGDTSRIFSHDWAQAHFRFREPHSDLAYALEADKGGTRAILMAVQGNIIKYLLFVRNTEYTHLERLCKISQKEQGEALAAALADSLWAAGEGREATVCLISAATHFVPTTDYKADNFTERIQLFNFFEKAAAQKFIFDHINCFKSEGSKGLILFLYSLLFSRTLERVQNDLGGTTPHLLESSCGNVICTQALLQVVLAGSACPGRRCEVGFLRWSREEARHHLPPAGSMLKTPKFPIWLCSINGMHSVLFSTNRLLLSDWKMEHVFHLYFYNGQRGQTRTAHLTVGEHSDEPRGHRAAGVTYRRAWSCVCVVLRVSAYIHSPAEQCTCTDTDICTQRVCVSVPKSKVLPGALKPHRPWAVRAAPRSSEGTLRKGVPCSPGTAATSTSSTQPFGSPCTVAFKNKKPEKHHTKAKSAGKRGEGRSPVTVRSMATVEAACTCAELRPPNMLQGSASPTRHSLTPLGRGPP comes from the exons gcGCTGCGGAAGGTGCTGTTCGGGGACACGTCCCGCATCTTCAGCCATGACTGGGCACAAGCACACTTCAGGTTTCGTGAGCCACACTCCGACCTGGCCTACGCTCTGGAGGCAGACAAG GGAGGAACGAGAGCCATTCTGATGGCTGTACAAGGGAACATCATTAAGTATCTGCTCTTCGTAAGAAACACGGAATATACTCACCTGGAAAG ATTGTGCAAAATAAGCCAAAAGGAGCAAGGAGaggccctggctgcagccctggcagaCAGCCTCTGGGCAGCGGGAGAAGGTCGGGAAGCCACCGTCTGCCTTATCTCAGCAGCCACCCACTTCGTCCCTACCACAGACTACAAAGCAGACAACTTCACTGAACGG ATTCAGCTGTTTAACTTTTttgagaaagcagcagctcagaaatTTATCTTCGACCACATAAATTGT tttaaaagTGAAGGAAGTAAGGGACTGATCCTGTTTTTGTACAGTTTACTTTTCTCAAGGACACTGGAAAG GGTCCAAAACGATTTAGGTGGCACGACACCTCACCTGTTAGAGTCCAGTTGTGGAAACGTCATCTGCACACAG gcactgctccaGGTCGTCCTGGCGGGCAGCGCGTGCCCCGGCCGCCGCTGCGAGGTGGGCTTCCTGCGCTGGAGCCGGGAGGAGGCCAGGCACCACCTGCCCCCG GCTGGAAGCATGCTGAAAACCCCTAAATTTCCTATCTGGCTGTGCAGCATCAACGGGATGCACAGCGTCCTCTTCAGCACCAACAGGCTGCTCCTGTCCGACTGGAAGATGGAGCATGTTTTTCACCTGTACTTCTACAACGGGCAGCGAGGGCAGACGAGAACAGCCCACCTCACAGTAGGTGAGCACTCAGACGAACCCCgggggcacagagctgcaggtgtCACGTACAGGCGTGCGTGGAGCTGTGTTTGCGTAGTGCTGCGTGTATCTGCTTACATACACAGCCCAGCGGAGCAGTGCACATGCACTGATACAGACATATGCACACAGCGTGTTTGCGTTTCCGTGCCCAAGAGCAAGGTGCTGCCGGGTGCCCTGAAACCTCACAGGCCCTGGGCAGTGCGGGCTGCTCCTCGCAGCTCTGAGGGCACACTCAGGAAGGGCGTTCCGTGCTCCCCAGGCACTGCAGCCACCTCCACTTCCTCCACCCAGCCCTTCGGCTCTCCTTGCACCGtggcatttaaaaacaagaaacctGAAAAACATCACACTAAGGCCAAGTCTGCAGGAAAGAGGGGTGAAGGGAGATCCCCTGTCACGGTACGCAGCATGGCCACAGTGGAGGCTGCGTGCACCTGTGCAGAACTGCGACCTCCAAAcatgctgcagggcagcgctTCCCCCACCAG ACACTCACTCACACCACTGGGAAGAGGGCCGCCCTGA